A window of the Chionomys nivalis chromosome 25, mChiNiv1.1, whole genome shotgun sequence genome harbors these coding sequences:
- the Ifng gene encoding interferon gamma — protein MTATRCILALLLCLTQAISDCEGTPIKEIETLKKYFNSTSSDVGEGGDLLFEILKNWQEDGDTKLIESQIISFYFKLFEALKDHETIQDSINTIKADLISNFFNNSEAKVNDFEKIAKIPVDDPQVQRKAVNELMKVMHRLSPKSSLRKRKRSRCCFGVGNRPNKNNPASAV, from the exons ATGACTGCGACACGCTGCATCTTGGCTTTGTTGCTCTGCCTCACGCAGGCCATTTCTGACTGCGAGGGCACACCCATTAAAGAAATAGAGACTCTGaagaaatatttt AACTCGACTAGCTCTGATGTCGGTGAAGGAGGGGATCTCCTCTTTGAGATCTTGAAGAACTGGCAAGAG GATGGTGATACAAAACTCATCGAGAGCCAGATTATCTCCTTCTACTTCAAACTCTTTGAAGCCTTGAAGGACCATGAGACCATCCAGGACAGCATAAACACCATCAAGGCAGATCTTATCTCTAACTTCTTCAACAACAGCGAGGCAAAAGTGAATGACTTCGAGAAGATTGCTAAGATTCCG GTAGATGACCCGCAGGTCCAGCGCAAAGCTGTCAATGAACTCATGAAAGTGATGCACCGACTGTCACCAAAATCGAGCCTAAGGAAGCGGAAAAGGAGCCGGTGCTGTTTCGGGGTTGGGAACCGGCCCAATAAGAACAATCCTGCCAGCGCTGTTTGA